The sequence CAGTTGCAGTGATTGAAAGCACACTGATACTGTGCCCAATAATGAAATATTTCAACCAAAGAAGCAAGAACTAGTATCCATTTTTCAAAGATAAATTAataaagaacataaatgatTTATTCCTCCCATGAACTACCATGCATTAGAGGATATGAATGACTCGAAATCAGTGATGTTCTTTGAGTTGATTTGTCTAGAGGCCCTTTAGTCAAGGAGCCTTGTTAACTGTTTAGCTCACCAAGGACTTGCATTACATCATCAGTTTTACTGCTTAAACATATGCAAATAGGAGTAATCTCTAGGCTAGTGTACAGTATTTTTATATACTGAGAAGCGCTGTGATGACATCCCACTGAACCCAGCACCTTGAATGTGATATTCCATTTAAAACAGCTTTTCAGCCGGCACTTCTTTTCAAGTCGCCCGGGGGTAAAACTCATTAACAGTTAAGcttcaaatgtgtaaaaaaactcACACCCCTGTGTGTGAATCTTCTAATATTGAAATTAACACAACATACACTGAATTCATGATGAGTAAGAAAAATAATCTTGTGCTCGGGGCTGAGAAagcaaaacagattttaaatttCTCTGGCTCTTATTTATAGAGAATATCTAGCTTTGTGTGAACCCTCTTTGCATTATAAACACATACTCTGCACACTGTCTGGATCTGTGTAGTTACTAATAATGACTTTCTAAAACgactgcagtttaaaaataacagagCTTCTCAGACAGCGttggtttgattttgtttatttaaatggtGTGCAAACTCTCTTCATACTGTGCTCattaaaaatgagatttttttgaCTATTTCCTCCTTTGTAGTACTCATgcttaagattatttttttaatttctgttttgatCAGAGAATTTCATGAAGATTATGGAGATGGATGCAGAAGAAAGGAGAGTTCGGAAAGCTGCAAATGTGAAAAAGGCTATCGGTTTGTGAAACTTAGCTACCAAACCCTCAGAGGTCTAATTCGAACTCCAAGCAAtcaaaatatatgtatttttattgtttgtgtgtctttgcagtTTGCATTTCTCCAAAATACAGGATTAGGGTTATCACCTGTGATGAATCAGACTTCAGAGGGTTCACCTGTTGTAGATGAGCATTTCTCTATAGTCATTGCTCTGCTGAGCTGACagtgtttcctttttaaatgtaactgcTTGTATCCATCCCTGCAGCGTTCAAGGACAAAGGGAATGAAGCTTATGCTCAAGAAGACTATGAAACTGCTGTAAAGTATTACAGCGATGGTTTGGCTGAAATCAAAGATATGCAGCCGCTGTACACAAACAGAGCTCAAGTAAATATCTTCAATCTATGCTttacaatgaaaacacaaacttcccttttttctcaaggggaaacagagcagagatgcttttgtgtgtttatgtggacACAGAGTGCATTAGGCATCTGTGAAACAGAACTTTAGAGATTTTAAATTTAGAATCTTTGTTACCATCTGCAGTGAAATTGTAAAATCATTATGTTCCCTTTCAAAATGTCCTGTCTAATGTTTACATCTGTGTAGGCCTATATTAAACTGGGAAAGTACAATGAGGCCGTCAGTGACTGTGAATGGGCCCTAAAGGTAAGGTCTGCCGCATGTGTTATACTGAAGTCTAGTGAGCTCACCAGCAGTTTAGAAATATTCTCTAAAGAAACTGGGATGTTTGAAAAACTGGTTTAATTTGGTAATATCCTCAGaataatgttttctttatgCTTCCCCAGAATGTCAAAGACACAATTTTTGGGTGGGAGATGTGCTCTGTAAACTGTTCATGTAATTTTCTCCAGTGCAGTGTGTCTGAAAGTCAGGTTGAATATTTATTTCTTACTGTGCAAGTGTGCTGGAGTCATTAAACGACCATTATGTAGATGAAGAGGTTTATTAAGTAATCCCATGATTATTTCATTTCTGCCAGTGTAATGAGAGGTGCATAAAGGCTTATCTACACATGGGTAAAGCATATCTGGGATTGAAGAAATATAATGAGGTGAGTAAGAATACCTCTCATTACAGTTGTACGCCTGAAGTAGAAAGATAATAAGAATTCTCAAGAAATTATAAATATGTTTCTGATTAAGATAATGTGGACTCACAGTAATCATCTGTAAATCTAATTTCAaattatttcaatttatttattccaaAATAGGATTACATCTAACACAGATAACCAGTAAAGCAAGATTTATTGTATGAATCACATTAAAGTGCACTGTAGCTTTTTGCAAACTGTATACCAGCTCTGCTGAGTCTAGAATCTTCTGGAGTCTTTAGTACATGATTGAAACACATTATATAGAAAGTGATGCagaacatttttccttttttaggcAAGAGGCTGTTTTGAAAAGAtagaagaaattcaacctgggaaggaaaaaatagTGAAAGGTAAAGAACTATTTCCCATGGACTACGCTAGGAAAAGGTCCATTAATAAAAATCACCATCTTTGGTCATGTATCATCCAGAACTGTTTTAAGATGGGTACAGCACACAtttaagtttttctttgaaaaacatccacaatattttgtttttttttatactttgctTAATTATTCTGTGAAAAGAGTCATATGTTTTCCTAACAATATAAAGCCATCATACTCCTCAAAAACATGACAGTTAGAGGAAGAATGCATCCgttcattttcttccacttgtcAGGGTAGCACCCTGTGGCAGCTGGGAGTCTATCTCGgtctatcacagggctaacacatagagacagacaaccattcacactcacattcacacctatggccaatttagaatcaccagttaacctactGTAACATGCATGCCTTTGGTCTGTGAGAGGAAGCCAGATTACCTGGAGAGAAttcacacagagggagagaacaTGCTAACTCTACACAGAAAGGCATCAGCTggattgtggatttgaattcaggaccttcctgctgtgaggtgacagtacTTAAAACGGCCCCGCTGTGCCAtccttgattaaaaaaaaataaaaaatacatttaagtgATGAAATATCCATCCACATGAAATATTAATCAGGTAATTAAAGGGTTAAGCAGTATTTTTTAGCATACAGGACTCTTTGTTCTCAGTCTGATGGTAAGATGGCAAAATGCTTACCAGGCCAAAAGAGTAGAGTTGTATGTAAAAGAATAGAAAGGGTTTAAAAACTTGTGATTTGAACTGTATGAATCAGTATGAGTCCTTTCTTGGGGCCCTACTTTTACACACGTTATTGGAAGTCCCTGCCCCTAACGCATATGGTATGTGCACAATGACTGAGGCAGGAAGAGCAGCAGTGAGACATCCTCATGTCTTATCCTGTCAGTGACAAAAGATTAGACACTGGTTAGATCAGAAATAGTTTGAAAAGGAGGAGCTTgagtggaggtgggttgcagtGTGACTTCCTGAGGCAAATTGACTTTAGGCTAACTAAAGCAACTTAAGTAGTGGGACCTGTACCAGATTTGATGATCAGATTCATATAATGATACCAGCTGAGACCTAAGCTGATGTGACCTGGGATTATGTGGCCTGACCTGGTTTATCTGAACTAGCACTGTGctctattttgttttattcccAGATAGAACCTAACCTTCCTGCACTTTGTTACTTTAATGCATATGATGCATCAAGTTCAGTGTTTTACACTGATTTTGCTATTTTCTTATTTGGGCTATTAGGTCATATGTGATGTACCAATACATTTCTTATACATTGGCAAGTGACCTCTTTCTATTTGAGTGAATATTAATAGCAGGTGGTGGGTGTGGTAGTCATGCCAGGTTGACAGATGCACCACAGGAGACTCTTCTCAGATAGGGGCAGCTGCACTTACTGCTATGGAATAACTTACTTTCTCTTCTTGCTTCTCCATTCTCTTTTGTTCTCCTTTGCAGAATACCTGACCCAGGTTGATTTGGGAAAGGAGAAAGAGACTCAGGAGATAAAGGCAAGGGAAGAGTTTGACAAGGGGAAGAGGAAGGCCACAACAGTGGTGGAGCTGTTGGAGAAGCTGTCAAAACCCGGTCAGATTGCCCTCTACTACTGCGGAGGATTGGAGATTCTGTCACAAGCACTTACTGACTGTGAGTGTTCAAACAATTGTGTTTCTCCTTTAAtcactgttttcagttttttcttggtAGACTGCGTCTCCGGTGCACCTATTTGTTGGTTTtatgacaaacaaacaaacaaacaaacaaacaaacaacaacaaaaaacggaTTTCAGGCTAGATTGGATAAGAAGACttgaagcagaaaaagagattACAATAATATGCTCTAAAAGCTTGTGCTAAttacaaaaatgcttttttaagttttgcaggATTGCTTCATGGTAGGTTAAATGCTTACCATCCATGAAGTCCTGCACCATTAGTCTTTGGTACCAGTGACAGTGGAGCAAGTGTGTAAATGGTGGCTGATGTCCATTAAGTATCAGCTTCGCAGACGTTAATGTAAAATGAAAGACGTGCCAGACATTGTTCCTTAGTTTATTTAATAATGATCAGTGCATTAATATCAATCCAAATTCCATATTGGCCAAGGGCATGTGTCCAAAtgcattttcacttttattttaaatcaaatattttcttAAATGATTGAATTTCCagctattttttgtgttttctaccAGAGACATGTCTAATCAAGATAttggttaattaaaaaaataattcattaattttAAGTACTGTATATTCCTTTTTCATCCTGCTTGTAGAGTGATGCAGTTTTGTTCTTGAATctataaataaacaatgaattGCTTCATTAAAAACACCGTTACAGTATGTTTAAAACTTAAGTATTTTTTTCGACATGCCTCGTAACGTTCTGTACTTTTAGATGTTGATGGTATAGAGATCAGAGGTTTGCTTTCTTTGAAAAACTACATCTACCTcagttgctgctgtgtttgtgttatttgtgtttatttattttgtcaggATGCTGGCTCAGTTAAAATAGAAGAGAATTAATCATAGCAGTGCTGAAATCCTCTATATATAGTCacgaaaaagaaagttttcaggaCCTCTGTGCAGTCCTGTAACTTGCAAGAAGCTTGATAGCTACATCCGAGAGCATTactagcatgttaaatgttaaatttcatgacagtaaaattagaaaaatttTACTGTCTGGAAGGGTTACCACGAGAAAACCTCATCTCAATCAACGAAAGCAACATGCAAGCTATtgaattattgttttttcacaggactgcccAGTCTGCAGAGTCttgtgaaaatattatttttcttataaCTCTACATATAAAGCAACAGTACTTTTGTTAGAAACTGAAAAATTTTCCTGTTTATTGTCCCTCAACAGTGAAATGATATATCCACCTTTACATGTGAAACTGTTATTCAATAAATAATTTTCAGGCTTTTGTGCAGTGCCACTTCTGTGAAaatctttcatttcttcttcactggtTCTTTTCAGGATTTCCTTATATAAAAATCCTGGAATTGCCACTCTGAAACTTTCTTTAGCGTCTAGTACAgacagaagttttttttttcctttttgttttactgtgcCTGGTGGAGCAGCTTTAGTGCAATATTTAACAAAGCATCCACGATAGAACTTGTCCATTTACTAAGCTCAGCAGCATTATTTCACTCTGTCCTGTCGGTCACTACTGAATGTTGGAACTTCTCCATTGACACACTAGATTTGTGACAGCCTGGCCCCGGGCACTCTCCATGGACATGGGCCTCAAAATGACATGTTTATATACATTTTAGTGCAAGAAGTGAGCTGTTGAAAAGAAACATATCTAATTCCTTTTGCTTGGTGGTAGCACAGAGCTTGTTTCTCAAGGTTTTAGATAGGCAGGAACACACTCTTATGGGCCTGATTTCTTCTTGGGTGAAGTAGGGAATTGGGTGGCCAACCACTATTTCACCCCATGTTCCTGTTTGACAATGATACACTCAGGCTGAAAAATAACCGATATGTTTACCAAGTCCTCTGCAGTCTGAAAAGGGGCCACTGTGGACAGGGAGTAATTGAACTTCACTGGGTGATTCACCCTTCCTATTTGAGCTGGTGATATTTTTGTGAATGTTTTTGACCTGCCAAAtaactttgaaagtccatgctACTAATGTAACTCTTTTTAGTTATTGCCACAAGGCAAAAatggcagttttttttattcaatagCAGCACTGTAACAGTATAACTCGCCAAGGTCAGTGGCTCCatctgaagtttgtttttttgtctactTATACTTTAAACATGTGGCAATGACGTGGTAATGAAGTGCATCGAGTGTTCTGCTACCTGCATTGTAAATTTTCAGGTATTTTGACTGCAGGGGCAAGGCTGATGAAACTAATAATGTTTAAAGTTCACCACTCAGCAAACCATAAGAAGGTAAAGCACATCAAAATGAAATGGTAACTCTCTctacttcttctttcttttttttgttaacttgTATGACTGTTTGTAACATAGGATGTTATGTTGCCCTGGGTATTGTCTGCCAAATGGCAAACATCTCTTAtcaaatttcacttttttcttcattagaAGAATAAAAGTGTCATGTCAAATGATATAATGCCTGTCTTACAGTGCCATTCAACAGAAAAGGGCAAAACTTACATAACTTACGACTGAAAGGATCTCAGCAGGGCTGACATTACAAGCTTTTCCCCCTAAAAGTACTCCTTCACTGCTCTGCTTTACTTCGTCTTCTTTGGTATTAGATAATAAACTGTTTCTTACTTTGCCTTAGTCTcttaacatgttttatgtatttttcattCCTGCCCTTGACTGTAAATCAGCCAGTGAAAAAGGTGCGTCTGCAAAATCTCTAAGCTGCCTGATGATGTTCCACTGCTTTCCGTCTTCTTACACCATATATTGTTCTCTTCAAACAGGTACAGGGCAGACCCTTTTCAGGCTGAACAATGGCTTTAGTATCATCGCCAGCAATGTCACGGTGAGAAGGTAAGGAGACCAGAGGGAGAGGTAGCAGTCAGCCCTCGGTGGAGCTTTGACAGATGGACTTAGAGGCAGGGGCATACAGAGACAATGATGGCATAAACTCGAGAGATCATTCACCGCCCCCTCTCCCTCCTCAGCTGTTTCTATGAAAGCCCAGAGAAGAAAAGATGATCACACTAGAGATTGAGATGAGTGCTGAAATAAGCAATGGCCCCCGTTCTGTCCCAGAAAGAGGTTGTGTTTTTGTACAAGATACAAATTATGACTCCCTCGTTTCAGATCAGTAAGGTTATTATTAACTTGTCACATGCTTTCAATGTAGTCCATTGTTAGCAATATCCTTTTTCAAGCTGGGACACAGTGTCCAGGAAGCAGAGGGTGCAAAGAAACTGCAGTCTGAGCTTGATGGAAATACTCAGTAAGGCTGCTGGTGTGAGCCAGATAAATCACCTAACACCTATGTGAGCCACGAAGCAGGAAAAGCCAGTGCCATTGTGGCCTGTCCTAATCACAAATTGAAGGGGCACTCTGAGTTTGGGTGCTCTTGGTCATTTCTGAGAGTTAAAGATAAGCAGGAAAAAAGGTCTAGAGTTCTTCAAAGTTACACTTTATGCTAAAcatagtatttttatttcaagGTGTCTTTCAAGCTCTTCACTTTTACATATATAGCTGAAtctaaaaaatgaatgaatattttttttgtgagtgccttttaaaaaaaataaacactgttctGCAGTAGGGTTGTTTCATATAAAATTATCAGCTATGTTGTCTTTGGCAACTGGGTTTTATGTTTACTGACATACTCACATTGCTTGTATAATTTCTCTGCAGTTGCCTGTTGGAGAAAACAAATGATCCAGAGAGTcgtgagctgtgtgtgtctgtttttaaaatatggagGAGAGTTTGTTGTGGAAATGGTATGTTGACAACTGAGGTACACTTCAGTGTCTGTCCATGTATCATTTTACTGTCACCGATTTAGaaggaaaataagaaaacaatactGTTGACCTCTaaattagtattttggtctTTATGCATATCTTGTCAGTATTTTGTTGAACATGTTTTTTGTGCTTAATCGCCCAAACTACAGATGGGTGACACATGGAATGTCTAGCATTTTGTGCAAGCCTTGATCATTTTTACACACTGTGTATTTGTAATATAAATACCTTCATTATCAACATAGGATTAATAATACAATGCTAAATTCATTAAAACTAGGTTGTTGTTTACTGGGAACTGACAATGGGACCACTGTGTCTAGTGTATCTGTCTCTttattcttctttgtttttccactgcTTTCAGATGAAAACCAGAAGCTGTTGATGACATGTCCGGTCGCCACACAGTCCATTGTTCATTTGGCTTCATCGGAGCATGATGAAGTGGCGAAAGAATGTCTGGCACTGCTGTCGGTGTACTCAGAGATACCACGTGGCAGACATTTGGCCATTGAGAGCCTTGATTTGAACATGTAAGATATTACTTTATGTTGTCGGGAGATTCCACTAGCGATGACTCCGTTGGAGTGAAGATTCAGTTATTGTCCACCATAGTCAATCGCTTTGCAGGGACAGggaattatatattatatagacAGAAACAGTAATGCTCTTTTACCTCCTCCCTGCAGTGGAGGGACTTTAGTCTAGCCTCGGGTAATATGTTTGTTATTGTCACTCCAGGTGCGACATCATTTTAATGATATTTCAAGAACTTTTGTTCTGTCATTGCTCTGTTAACTCTGAGCAGCCCAAACAATTTGTTTTGCTACCCGTATACCTGCGGCTGagcagattttcagaaaatgtaaaaagagcGATTTTTATTGTCAAAGTATTTCTGGCATTATTATCCCAGTTGTTGGTCCCAGGCTAAATGCCATCATTATGTGggaacaaaatattaatttcctTTAGTAAtatcttctccctctctctttgtttATCTGCCTTTGCTCTTATCTGAATGTAAAGGTTAGTGAGGAACCTCATGGTGTGCGTCTCAAAGCCAAAGAAGCAGCAGGAGAACACAGCGGTCAACATTCTGCAGAACTTTGCAACAGAAAGCCGGTATGATTCATTACTAACCCAACAAAATACTCAAGTCATGATCACTTCACGCAGTCTTTACaaactaataaaacagaaacaaggcCTACAGGACACTCCTGTTTGCCTAGCACAGATTTACCTGTATCAGCAGAAGTCTAGAGAGAAATAATAATGTGTTATCCAAGCCTTAATTACTACACTCATTAAAGCCAAGGCTGCTCTGCTTCTGATCGACTTCAACTTAAAGATGCTATTTTAGTGTAGTATACATATAAGCAGTATAGATATCATACAGCATTCTTAACCTTTAGTATTGAATTAAAGGGAAAATGACTGTGCAGTGCAGATACAAAGCTCACAGCAAATCCATCCGACTTTTACTGCCTTTGATGTGGATGAGTGACAGTCTTCAGAGACATGACAGTCAGTTCTGTTTGACCACTAAATTGAATTGTCCTGTATCTCTTGTATGACTTGGACATTTTGTGCATTTGGGGAGTATTTACAATTGGTGAGGCTCTAGGGTTCGAAGATAAGTCACTGGACTCAACTGTTCAGCTTGGAAAGAGGTCCCCTCCTTTGAGGTTATACACAGTTTTCGTTTCTTGAAGTTCTTGATTTGCTTTCTTCTGTCATGCATGGCTGTGTATAACTTAACCTGACATCATTCTCTCACCTTTGACTTTATTCCCATTGTAAAAACAGCACACAGGATATTGTCAATTTGCTACTTCAGTGTGACAGTAGAAGACCTTCTGTCATTTTCCATATTTATACTCAGACAAATCCTGCTTTGCATTTGTAGCAgacatgttttttaatatatatatatatatatatatatatatatatatatatatatatatatatatatatatatatatatatatatatatatgtatatatatgtgtgttattttttttttctcttgcaggTTTTGTATTCAGTTGAGAGATGTTTTGACAGACTCAGTCATTCTGCCAGTTACAACAATACTGGTAATATATGCAATTACTGGTTCACTTTATATGcaatttgtgtgcatgtggaaAAAGTACTCAAGTGTTTCCTGTATTTTTCAGAAAAATTTCAACACGTCCAATCAACATATACTTCCGTCACTGATATCAGGTCTCGGCTGTCTGGCTAG comes from Astatotilapia calliptera chromosome 14, fAstCal1.2, whole genome shotgun sequence and encodes:
- the ttc12 gene encoding tetratricopeptide repeat protein 12 isoform X1; translated protein: MEKLEDIENFLKNVDEISQLVEDLRSSDAEAQQKAMEKADCYITSLAEPCRTKINKMTVNTNPPPLPPSITPQTETPENFMKIMEMDAEERRVRKAANVKKAIAFKDKGNEAYAQEDYETAVKYYSDGLAEIKDMQPLYTNRAQAYIKLGKYNEAVSDCEWALKCNERCIKAYLHMGKAYLGLKKYNEARGCFEKIEEIQPGKEKIVKEYLTQVDLGKEKETQEIKAREEFDKGKRKATTVVELLEKLSKPGQIALYYCGGLEILSQALTDCTGQTLFRLNNGFSIIASNVTVRSCLLEKTNDPESRELCVSVFKIWRRVCCGNDENQKLLMTCPVATQSIVHLASSEHDEVAKECLALLSVYSEIPRGRHLAIESLDLNMLVRNLMVCVSKPKKQQENTAVNILQNFATESRFCIQLRDVLTDSVILPVTTILKNFNTSNQHILPSLISGLGCLARDDVIRHKLAHDPDCWKAFLVAVRTCIASEYREILYPLLGLIMNLSTVTSPVIQELSVSLCDSCVDLLRHNDEGIITRATGVLSTVLPQSSQAVQHVIQREMVKTMCRLLKGAGQTATKYAIKTLTVCTAASHLAREKLVNSDKKLSIIRRLLSSSCDEMVSGNAALCLAHCLDLEGVASDLLGTDIVLLLLQHAAGDAKRTAVQQNAAIALGKLCRCEPRHMSKLRELHGLEILHSCVKLIS
- the ttc12 gene encoding tetratricopeptide repeat protein 12 isoform X2; the encoded protein is MEKLEDIENFLKNVDEISQLVEDLRSSDAEAQQKAMEKADCYITSLAEPCRTKINKMTVNTNPPPLPPSITPQTETPENFMKIMEMDAEERRVRKAANVKKAIAFKDKGNEAYAQEDYETAVKYYSDGLAEIKDMQPLYTNRAQAYIKLGKYNEAVSDCEWALKCNERCIKAYLHMGKAYLGLKKYNEARGCFEKIEEIQPGKEKIVKEYLTQVDLGKEKETQEIKAREEFDKGKRKATTVVELLEKLSKPGQIALYYCGGLEILSQALTDCTGQTLFRLNNGFSIIASNVTVRSCLLEKTNDPESRELCVSVFKIWRRVCCGNDENQKLLMTCPVATQSIVHLASSEHDEVAKECLALLSVYSEIPRGRHLAIESLDLNMLVRNLMVCVSKPKKQQENTAVNILQNFATESRFCIQLRDVLTDSVILPVTTILKNFNTSNQHILPSLISGLGCLARDDVIRHKLAHDPDCWKAFLVAVRTCIASEYREILYPLLGLIMNLSTVTSPVIQELSVSLCDSCVDLLRHNDEGIITRATGVLSTVLPQSSQAVQHVIQREMVKTMCRLLKGAGQTATKYAIKTLTVCTAASHLAREKLVNSDKKLSIIRRLLSSSCDEMVSGNAALCLAHCLDLEGVASDLLGTDIVLLLLQHAAGDAKRTAVQQNAAIALGKLCRCEPR